GAAGGCCTTCAACCAAACAGTTCCCGACGAGAAGGTCGGTGACCTGCTGCGCGTGTCCGACGTCGCCGACTTCCTCGCCGCGGACAAGGCAGGAGTCTGACCCATGGCCCACACGGACCCCATGGGCGGGGCGAAGCCCCTGTCGGTGGGCCAGGAGGGGCTATGGCTGCTCCATGAACTGGCCCCCGGCAGCGCGACCTACAACCTCGCGGGTGGTGTCCGGATGGAGCCCGCGCCGGACCCTGAGGTCCTGGCGCGGGCGGCCCGGGCGCTCACCGGACGGCACCCCATGCTGCGTTCGGTGTACGTCGTGGCCGACGGAAGTCCCCGGCGGGTGGAGAAGGCCCCGGGCTAGACCGGCGAACTCGTCGTACGCGACGTCCCGGACGCGGACGACGCACAGCTGCGGAGCCTCGTCGAGGCGGAGGCCGCGACCCCCTTCGAACTCTCCGGCGAGGGCCCCTTCCGGCTGGTGCTCTGGCGGCGCCGCACGGATGCCGTGCTGCTCGCCCTGACCCACCACATCGCCACCGACGCCGCGTCCCAGTGGCTGCTGTGGCGCGATCTGCTGGACGCCTACCGGGCGTACGCCGGCGGCGGTGAACCGGAATGGGCCCCCCTCGCCGTCCCCTACGACCACTTCGTGGAGAGCGAGCGGGCCCTGCTCGACTCCTCGCGCGGGCAGCGCCAGGCGGAGTTCTGGCGCGAGCAGTGCGAGGGATCGGGCCCCGCCGAACTCCTCACGGACAGGCCCCGGCCGGCCACGTCCTCGTTCACCGGAGCCAGCCTCGTCCGCCGGCTCCCCGACGAGCTCGCGGAACGGCTGAAGCGGGCCGCGGCCGAACAGGAGATCTCCCAGTTCGCCCTGGCCCTCGGCTCCCTCCAGGCCCTGGTCAACCGGTGGTCCGGGCAGACCGACTTCCTGATCGCCTGCCCGGCCTCCGTACGCCGGTCGGCCGCCAAGGAGGTCATCGGCTACTTCGTGAACCCCGTGCTGATCAGGGCCGTACTCGACCGGCGCACCCCGATCGGCGAGGTCACCGCCGCCGCCAACGAGCGGCTCAGGCAGGCCACCGCACGCGCCACCTACCCCTATCCGCTGGTCGCACGGGCGGCCGCGGCCGACGGCCCGCTGTACCGCATCTCCATGACCATGGTCACCACGGACGCCTTCGGTACGGAGCTGGGCGGGGCGGTCGCCGGGGTGCCCATCGACGTCGCCGGTGTGACCACCACCTACCTGGAGATCCCGCATCTGGAAGGCCAGTGCGACATCGCCATCGAGGTGACCCGGGACGTCCACGGCCTCACCCTGGCCCTGCGCTACGACACCGCGCTCTTCGAGAAGGCCACCGCGGAAAGCCTCTTCGGCCAGTTCATCCGCATCATGACGGCGGCCGGCGACACCCCCGAGGTGCCCCTGTCCCGTCTTCCGCTGACGGACGCGGCCGAGAAGCGCTCGCTGCTGGCCATGGGCGGCGGCGCGGGCGTGGCCTCATGAAGCCGCCGGTGCTGCGCGGCATCCTCGACGGCGTGGGCAACACCCACCTGGTCGAACTCGGCGGGCTGCTGCCCCGCTTCGGGTCGCGTGTCTTCGCGAAGCTGGAGGCGTTCAACCCCGGTGGCAGCGTCAAGGACCGCTCGGCGCTCTCGATGCTGCTGGGCAGGATCCGCAGCGGGGAACTGGTGCCCGGACGGTCCACCGTCGTGGAGTCCAGCTCCGGCAACCTGGCGATCGGTATCGCGCAGATCTGCCGCTACTACGGCATCGACTTCATCTGCGTCGTCGATCCCAAGACCACCCAGCAGAACCTGGCGATCCTGCGTGCCTACCGGGTCGCCGTCGAGATGGTCACCGAGACCGACCCGGAGACCCGCGCCTACCTGCCCGTGCGGGTACGGCGGGTACGCGAACTGGTCGCCTCGATCCCCGGCGCGTACTGGCCCAACCAGTACGCCAACCCGCTCAACCCGCTGGCCCACGTGCAGACGATGCGGGAGATCGCCGAGGCGCTGGACGGACGGGTGGACTACCTGTTCTGCTCCACCGGCACCGGCGGCACCATGACCGGCTGCGCGCAGTACATCCGGGAGCAGGGCCTGGCGACCACCCTCGTCGGGGTCGACGCGATGGGCAGCGTCCTCTTCGGCGGACCGTCCGCGCCGAGGCTGCTCCCCGGGCACGGTGCCGCGGTCAAGCCGGCGCTCTTCGACCCGTCACTGGCCGACGAGGTCGTCCTCGTCTCGGACCTCGACTGCGTCGTCGGCTGCCGGACGCTGACCCACCGCGAGGCGATCCTCGCGGGCGGCTCGTCGGGTGCGGTCACCGCCGCCCTGACGAAGACCGCGGGCCGCATCCCGGCCGGCAGCAACTGCGTGATGATCTTCCCCGACCGCGGGGACCGCTACCTCGACACCATCTACTCCGACGACTGGGTGCGCGCCCACTTCGGAGAGGTCTCACATCTGTGGAACGAACCCGAACACACACTGGCGGTGGGCGCATGCTGATCCTCAAGCACGGTGAAGTGGCAGGCCTGCTGGCCGGCCGTGAGAAGGAGGTCATCGACCTCGTCGCAGCCGCCTACCAGCGGCACGACGAAGGCCGGACGGTGCTCCCGCACTCGGTCTTCCTGCGGTTCCCCGACCGGCCCAGGGACCGGATCATCGGCCTGCCCGGATACCTCGGAGAGGCGTCGCACGAGGGGACCGGGGCCGCCCCGGCCCCCGGTCACCGGGGCGAGGAGGCGTCCGGGGCCGGCGAGGTCGCCGGAATGAAGTGGATCTCCTCCTTCCCCGGCAACGTCGCCGCCGGACTGGAACGCGCCAGCGCCGCCGTCCTGCTGAACTCGCTGGACAACGGGCACCCCGAGGCCCTGATCGAGGGCTCCCTGATCTCGGCCAGGCGGACCGCGGCCTCCGCCGCGCTCGGCGCCCGGGTACTCCTCGGCGGCCGCAGGCCGACCGGGCTCACCCTCATCGGCACCGGGGTCATCAACCGCGAGGTGCTCCGCTTCCTGGCCGCCGAACTGCCCGGCCTCGACTCGCTGGCCGTCCACGACACGGACATGGCACGCGCCAAGCGCTTCACCGCCGATCACGCCCGCCTGCTGCCGGGCGCGAGGATACGTCACTGCGCCACCCTGGACGAGGCGCTCGGCGCCCATGACCTGGTGTCCTTCGCGACGACCGCCGCCACCCCCCACACCGGCCTGGACGCCTGCCCGCCCGGAACCGCCGTGCTCCACATCTCGCTGCGCGACCTGACCGTGCCGGCCGTCCTCGGCGCGCACAACGTGGTCGACGACACCGACCACGTGTGCCGCGAGCAGACCTCGCTGCACCTCGCGGAACAGCACACCGGCGGACGGGACTTCGTCCACGCCCCGATCGGCGCGCTGCTGCGAGGGACGGCCCGGCCCGTGCCGCGGGACGGGAAACCACTGGTGTACTCCCCGTTCGGCCTGGGCGTCCTGGACCTGGCGCTGGCCGCCTTCGTCCGGGACGAGGCACGGCGGGGAGGCATCGGGACCCGCATCGACGGATTCCTGCCGGGCCCGACGCTCTGAGAACTCCCGACGCTCTGAGAACTCCCGACGTTCTGAGAACTCCGGGCGCTCCGGGTGCTTTGAGCGCTCCGGGCGCTCCGAATGCTCCAAGTGCTTTGAGTGCTCCGGGTGTTCCGACACCGGCAGGCTCCGAGAGCCGGCCGGGGGCGGCGCCCGGCCCACCCCGCGAGGGCGGGCCGGGCGCCCTGCCCCGGGCCACCGCAACCGAACGCTGCAACTGATCAACACCTCTGGAGAAGAGATGTCTGTCCCGCTGCACGAACTGATCGCCCAGCAGTCCGCCCGCTCCCCTCACGCCATCGCGGTCGACGACGCCCAGGGGCCGATGACGTACGCGCAGCTGGACCGCCGCGCGAACGCCGTCGCCCGGCTGCTGCGCGGACGCGGCGTCGTCCCCGAGTCGCGGGTGGCCGTCTGCCTGCCGCGCGGCAGGGAACTCGTCGCCGCCCTGCTCGGCGTGTGGAAGGCCGGCGCCGCCTACGTGCCGCTGGACGCGGGCCACCCGGCCGAGCGGATCTCCTGGATGATCGCGGACAGCGGGGCCCGGACCGTACTGACCGTGAACGCCTCGGCGGGCGCCCTGGACAGCGCGGCGGCAGGGGCCGAGCTGGTGTTCCTGGACACCACCGCGGAGGAGGCCGACGCCGAGCCCGTACCGGTGGACCTGCGCCAGGCCGCCTACATCACCTACACCTCGGGTTCGACGGGCCGCCCCAAGGGAGTCCTCGTCGAGCACGGCGGGATCGCCAACCGGGTGGCCTGGTCGGTCGCCCGGCAGGGCATCGGGGCGGACGACCGGATGCTCCAGAAGACCGTGCTGACCTTCGACGCGGCTGCCCTGGAACTGTTCGCGCCGCTGGCCGCCGGCGGCACCGTGGTGATGGCACCGGCGGGGGCCGAATCGGACCCCGCGCTCCTGGTGCGTACGGTCGCCGAGCAGGGCGTCACCGTCCTCCAGGGCGTGCCGTCCGTGCTGCGGCTGGTCGCCGACGAACCCGGCTGGGCGGAGTGCACCGGGCTGCGGATGGTCTTCTCCGCCGGTGAGGCACTCGACGCCGAACTGTGCCGCAGGCTCGGCGAACCCACCGGGGCGACGGTGTGGAACACCTACGGGCCCACCGAGTGCTCCATCGACGTCACCGGCCAGGAGTTCGACCCGGAGCTGCACACCGAGGCCGTCCCGATCGGCCGGCCGATCGACCACATGCGGGTGTACGTGCTGGACGAGGAGCTGGACCCGGTACCGATCGGAGTGGTCGGCGAACTGTACGCGGGCGGCACCGGAACGGCCCGCGGCTACGTCGGGAACCCCGCCCAGACCGCCGACCGCTTCGTGCCGGACCCGCACGGCCCGGCCGGCAGCCGCATGTACCGCACGGGAGACCTGGCCCGCTGGCGCTCGGACGGCTCCCTCGCCTACCTCGGCCGGGTCGACCACCAGGTCAAGGTCAACGGTGTGCGTATCGAACCGGCCGAGGTGGAGGCCGCGCTCAACGCCCACCCCGACGTCCGGGGCGCCGTGGTCGGCGCCTACCCGGCGGCCGGGGCGGCGGGTGCCGGAGCGGCGAACGGTTCCGCAGCGGCCGCCGGCGGCGGGAAACGGCTCGTCGCCCATCTGGTGTCCGCCCGGCGCATCCCCCGCGACGAACTGCGCAGCTTCCTGCGCGAGCGGCTCCCCGAGCCGATGATCCCCGCCCTCTTCGTGCCGGTGGACGCCTTCCCGCTGACCAGCAACGGCAAGGTGGACCGCAAGGCACTGCCCGACCCCGCACAGGCCGGGACCGGCACACCGGAACGGGGGCCGGCCCACCTCGCGCCCCGTACGGTCGCCGAACAGCTCGTCGCCCAGGTGTGGGAACAGCTGCTCCAGGTCGAACAGGTCGGCGTACACGACGACTTCTTCGCCCTCGGCGGATCCTCCCTGGTCCTGACCCGGCTGGCCGACGCACTCGGCAAGGCGTCCGGCGACAGCATCCAGCTCCGCGGCCTCTTCGCGGCCTCCACGGTCGAGGCCCAGGCCCGGCTCCTGGAGGAGGCGCGCCCCGCCGTCCCCGAGGTGGTGCCGGTGGGCCGCGAGGTACCGCTGCCGCTCTCCTTCGGGCAGCACCGGCTGTGGTTCCTGGACCGCATGCACCCGGGCAGCCCCGAATGGGTCGCCCCCCTCTTCCTGCGGCTGCCGGCGGGCACCGGGGCGGAAACGGTGCAGGCGGCCCTGGACACCCTGGAACAGCGCCACGAGTCCCTGCGCACCCGGTACGTCCTGGAGGGCGAGGAGCCCCGCCAGGCCGTGACCGCCCCGCAGCCGGTGGAGCTGCGGGTGGAGGACGCCGGCGAATCGGCGCTGGAAGAGCTCTTCGGCGAGCAGTTCGCCCGCGGTTTCGACCTCACGGAGGGACCGCTCTGGCGCGCCCTGCTCGTACGGGTGCCCCACGGCGGCCCGGTCCTGCTGGTCACCACCCACCACATCGCCACCGACGGCTGGTCGACGGTGCTCATGGAACGCGAGATACGCGAACTGTGCGCGGCGGAACTGGAAGGCCGCACCCCGGAACTCCCCGAACTCACGGTGCAGTACGCGGACTACGCCGCCTGGCAGGCCACCCGCTCCGACGACGAGGCCCTCGACCGCGAACTGGAGTACTGGAAGAGCGCCCTGCGGGGGATGCCCGAACTCCAGCTGCACACCGACCGGACACGCCCCGCCCGGCGCGACGGCAAGGGGGAAGGCGTGCGCTTCACCGTGCCGGCCCCGCTCGCGGACGCCCTCAGCGGCATCGGCCGCAGGCACGGTGCGACCCAGTACGCCACCCTGCTCGCCGTCTTCGCGGCACTGCTCTCCCGGCACAGCGGACAGCACGACTTCGGCATCGGCAGCCCCGTCACCGGGCGCCTGCGCCCCGAGACGGAAGGCACGGTCGGCTTCTTCCTCAACTCCCTCGTCATGCGCTGCGACCTGACCGGCGACCCCACCTTCGGTGAGCTCCTGGGCCGCACCAAGGACACCGTCATGGCCGGATTCGCCCACCAGGAACTGCCGTTCGAACGCCTGGTGGACGAGCTCCAGCCGGTACGCGACCTGTCCCGCACCCCCCTGTACCAGGCGGCCTTCGACCTCCAGGACGAGGGAGCCACCTCGGTGGCCACCGACGGGGTCCTGATGGACGCGTTCCAGGGCGCCTGGCGGGTCGCCAAGACCGACCTGACGATGTTCATCTGGCGCCAGACCGACGGATCGCTCAACGGTGCTCTGGAGTACGCCAGTTCACTGTTCGACCGGTCCACCATGGAGCGCCTGGCCGACCACTTCGTCCGCCTGGT
This DNA window, taken from Streptomyces nitrosporeus, encodes the following:
- a CDS encoding non-ribosomal peptide synthetase, whose product is MSVPLHELIAQQSARSPHAIAVDDAQGPMTYAQLDRRANAVARLLRGRGVVPESRVAVCLPRGRELVAALLGVWKAGAAYVPLDAGHPAERISWMIADSGARTVLTVNASAGALDSAAAGAELVFLDTTAEEADAEPVPVDLRQAAYITYTSGSTGRPKGVLVEHGGIANRVAWSVARQGIGADDRMLQKTVLTFDAAALELFAPLAAGGTVVMAPAGAESDPALLVRTVAEQGVTVLQGVPSVLRLVADEPGWAECTGLRMVFSAGEALDAELCRRLGEPTGATVWNTYGPTECSIDVTGQEFDPELHTEAVPIGRPIDHMRVYVLDEELDPVPIGVVGELYAGGTGTARGYVGNPAQTADRFVPDPHGPAGSRMYRTGDLARWRSDGSLAYLGRVDHQVKVNGVRIEPAEVEAALNAHPDVRGAVVGAYPAAGAAGAGAANGSAAAAGGGKRLVAHLVSARRIPRDELRSFLRERLPEPMIPALFVPVDAFPLTSNGKVDRKALPDPAQAGTGTPERGPAHLAPRTVAEQLVAQVWEQLLQVEQVGVHDDFFALGGSSLVLTRLADALGKASGDSIQLRGLFAASTVEAQARLLEEARPAVPEVVPVGREVPLPLSFGQHRLWFLDRMHPGSPEWVAPLFLRLPAGTGAETVQAALDTLEQRHESLRTRYVLEGEEPRQAVTAPQPVELRVEDAGESALEELFGEQFARGFDLTEGPLWRALLVRVPHGGPVLLVTTHHIATDGWSTVLMEREIRELCAAELEGRTPELPELTVQYADYAAWQATRSDDEALDRELEYWKSALRGMPELQLHTDRTRPARRDGKGEGVRFTVPAPLADALSGIGRRHGATQYATLLAVFAALLSRHSGQHDFGIGSPVTGRLRPETEGTVGFFLNSLVMRCDLTGDPTFGELLGRTKDTVMAGFAHQELPFERLVDELQPVRDLSRTPLYQAAFDLQDEGATSVATDGVLMDAFQGAWRVAKTDLTMFIWRQTDGSLNGALEYASSLFDRSTMERLADHFVRLVEGVVAAPDTPVAAIDITSVHEHRLLRVWNDSGVVVPEVSVSELVGRWAVESPDEVAVAAGGRVLSFGELDGRANRLAHRLVAAGVGVESSVAVLLDRSVDLVVALLAVWRAGGGFVPLDPVLPVGRVAGMVADARVSVAVTSADYADRSPGVSVVLVDEDVSLFPGSAPVVSPDLDGVAYTVFTSGSTGRPKGVQVSHRGLVNHVDWAVRELVGSGSGGAPVFSSVAFDLVVPNVWAPLVAGQRVWLWDGELTELGESLVAAGPFAFMKLTPGHLEVLSGQLSDGEISSLVPRVVVAGEALPGALVERWRVLLGDGQVVNEYGPTEATVGTCVFPLTGAHEGVVPIGRPLPNMVMRVLDGGLRPVPVGAVGELFVGGVGVARGYAFRPGVTAERFLPDPYGPAGARLYRTGDLVRWRADGAVEFLGRIDDQVKVRGYRIELGEVRAALVAHPQVTDATVVVSEDQRLIAYVAGTTDGLAEDLAGSLAEALGASLPEYMVPSLFVRLDALPLTANGKIDRRALPDPESVTADAFVAPGTPTEEAVAAIWRDLLGKEASTQDSFFDLGGHSILAVRLVSRLQNEFDLDLPMRVAFESPTIAQLAVEIENRIRAEIDAELAASEVPSEVPSEAPTEAPSASQDPARSVSRSH
- the sbnA gene encoding 2,3-diaminopropionate biosynthesis protein SbnA — its product is MKPPVLRGILDGVGNTHLVELGGLLPRFGSRVFAKLEAFNPGGSVKDRSALSMLLGRIRSGELVPGRSTVVESSSGNLAIGIAQICRYYGIDFICVVDPKTTQQNLAILRAYRVAVEMVTETDPETRAYLPVRVRRVRELVASIPGAYWPNQYANPLNPLAHVQTMREIAEALDGRVDYLFCSTGTGGTMTGCAQYIREQGLATTLVGVDAMGSVLFGGPSAPRLLPGHGAAVKPALFDPSLADEVVLVSDLDCVVGCRTLTHREAILAGGSSGAVTAALTKTAGRIPAGSNCVMIFPDRGDRYLDTIYSDDWVRAHFGEVSHLWNEPEHTLAVGAC
- the sbnB gene encoding 2,3-diaminopropionate biosynthesis protein SbnB, yielding MLILKHGEVAGLLAGREKEVIDLVAAAYQRHDEGRTVLPHSVFLRFPDRPRDRIIGLPGYLGEASHEGTGAAPAPGHRGEEASGAGEVAGMKWISSFPGNVAAGLERASAAVLLNSLDNGHPEALIEGSLISARRTAASAALGARVLLGGRRPTGLTLIGTGVINREVLRFLAAELPGLDSLAVHDTDMARAKRFTADHARLLPGARIRHCATLDEALGAHDLVSFATTAATPHTGLDACPPGTAVLHISLRDLTVPAVLGAHNVVDDTDHVCREQTSLHLAEQHTGGRDFVHAPIGALLRGTARPVPRDGKPLVYSPFGLGVLDLALAAFVRDEARRGGIGTRIDGFLPGPTL